A stretch of DNA from Rattus rattus isolate New Zealand chromosome 18, Rrattus_CSIRO_v1, whole genome shotgun sequence:
TTAACATGGCGGAAATACTCATGTGTTTAGCACAGAGTTTGAAAAGAGACTCCAACTATATCCCAGATAAGAGTGAGTTCATAGTTTAAAGTTTGATTTTCACTGAAGAAAATTAAGCAAGCATTCATCAATGTGCGTGTCTTAATATAGGGGTATGTGAAAATCCACCAgattattcgtgtgtgtgtgtgtgtgtgtgtgtgtgtgtgtgtgtgtgtgtgcgtgtgtgtgagtgaatggaCCATTTTCCTAGAAATGATTTCTGAGAGTCTCCAACCTTTAGGTCAGTGCCCTGTCCTCCTCTGCATCAATTTCAGAGACATTTTCAATTCAGTGCTGTCTCTACTATGTCACTCTCTCACATCTCTTttgcaaagaacaaacaaaatcctaTGTCCTCGTAGGTTATTGGGTTTTGAATACAAGAAAATTTGCTTTTAAGCCAAGCAATTCCATTGCTCATGAGGCTGTAGCAAGAGAGCTGTCAGCTCACACTGTCATGGGTAGCAAACCAACTGTCTGATGGGGAAAAGCCTTTTAATAAATTAGCTGTTTTGAGCTCCTGCTTTCATAGGCACTTTTGAAAGTCACGTTGCCTTGTGTTCTTTGTGTTGGAATAATAATTTAATCTTTCTGGAACACTTTAGATTTATTGATTCCTTTAAAAGCTTATGCCGTGTGATACGAAGCAGGAATCAGAGCCCTCAATCAAGCTTGCCACATTGtttgtctattttaaattttgttattagTCTCTTTTTCACTTGAGGTTGTTAAGATGATAAACAGAATGATTATTTGTAGTAAATTTCTACATTGATTGATTTAAAATTGTATCATACTTAGCCAAATTAAATAGCTCTCAATATACTAACAGCCTAAAACATGAATAAttctgcgtgtgtatgtgtgtgtgtgtgtgtgtgtgtgtgtgtgtgtgtgtgtttaccacacagacttttctgtGAGAGCTCCCAAGGTCAGGTCCATCATTTTGTAGTTAATCAATTCAATCTCTATTTTAATAGGAAAATACAACTCAGAACTATAAGTAAGAACTGAGATTTGAGTTACAAATTGTAGCCTTTGTTATACACACCAGTTACATCTAAAGtccatagatattttaaaaaggcattaaGAAAAGTGCAATAATTACACAGTTACATCAAGCACTTATTCATATAAGTGTTTCTCTTCCTTACTGACAAGGAAGTGTTTGAAGTGAGTCAGTCTttgaggcagaaagggaagaaaatcctTGCTGAATTCTCAGGGACCTGCACTTCTTCTCTTTggtcaggagagggcaggagaggacaACAAATACTACACTACTACCCCCATTCACTGTCTCATCAGTCCTCAGAATTCTCTAGCACTActgttcgttcgttcgttcattcatttacTACAAACTATTCCTTCTGAATCTTGTTAGCACCTCCCTtgggaggatttttttccttaatggtCTATGTGACTTCATTTAATGTCAAACCTTACGTAATGTTATAAAATCCTCCTTGCCTTAGTAAAACTAGGTTATACTAGGAACCCACCTGTCCAAACCGAGCCTCCACAGAAGGTTCCTTGTTAAGACCACTCAGAGTTACCATCATAGCTTGTACTAGGGGAACTACAAACAATCCTTCTTGTTCCTTAACTTTGCAGGGTCAAAAGAGACGAAGGAAGGTATTAATCTGCTGAGGGCGGGGAACCAGGTCTGCAGACTCCCAGGTGGCTACAGGTCCTTCTCCTTGGGGAGTGTGCTGAGAGAGAAAATACATGACTGCTATGGGCAGGTTAAtttttgtccacttgacacagactagaatcatctgggaagagattatctcaactgaagaattgttTTTATCAGATGTTAGAGTAGGAAAGCATTTGGGACATatattgattaatgattgctaTGGGAGGGCTTAACTACTGTGGGCCATTTCATCCCTGGAAAGGTGGTCTTAGGTTGTATAAAAAGTCAAGCTTATGGAGCtgtggaaagcaagccagtaaataacatttCTCTAGTATATCcttttcagttcctgcctctagattcctgccttgagcccCTTTTTTTGACTTCTGTCGTTGATGGACTGACTAAAACTTGTAAGCTAAATAAATGCTTCACCAAAATCCCTAAGTTGGTTTTGgtattattttatcaaaataaaaaaaataaactgaactaATACATGGGGAAAACTGACAACCTTCTGATTGAGGTTGAGTCCTGTAGCATAGGAGGGAATTTCATACCAGGTACTATAGTCAAACGCCCATAGTTTGTGAGGTCATAGACAATCTgctattgtttttaataagtgGCCATGATGttacattgatttttaaatatatttagttcATACTTCTAGAAATGGGCTACTCTCAATCTTGTTCAGagaagtggattttttttctgctgtagGCAGCAGGCAGTAGAGAAATGCATAGCTTTTGGAAATGTTGAAAAGAGactaaactatatatatatatatatatatatatatatatatatatatatatcctcaggCTTAGTGGGACATTataggagaggaagcagaaaagaTCTAAGAATCAGAAGACAGGGGGGGGCTGTGGCGTGCTCTTTTCTAGACATGACATAGCCACTGTACTGTGAAATCACAGTAGCTATGATGACTACACTAGAGCTACACAGATGAACCCAGCCAAAAACCTAGCATAGATGGAGAATGTGTACTTCTCTCCATCATGGCCTTTGATTGCTTTGTGACTATCTTCCAGTGCACAATTGGTTTCAGCAACTCCTTGGTGCAGAGTGCTGACTTCTTTGTTATCTTGTGGTTGTAGCCACAGGATAGACCAGGTAGAGCATTTCCTGTGTGAGGTACCTGCCATGCTTCAGTTATCATGCTTTGACACCTGGGTCAATGAGGTAGAGATGTATGTTGCTGTGGTTGACATAAAAGTTACCCATCCCTTTTGGGTTGATTCTTCCCTCTTATGTCAATGTTGTCAGAGCAGTCATAGGATACAATCTTCTGAAGGTTAAAAGCAGGCGTTTAACACATGTGGCTCTCATATAATTAACAggcaaagtgataaatcagagaaatttTTTTACAGATTGAACTCCTCTAAGGACAAgaaagaggctacttaagagcagtgaAAAGGGTAGCAGTGgtgtggtttatgtgtgtatggCAGTATTACTGGGACACTTTcccagagacaggttgcagagaggataatctagacacaggtgaagacagagtgagcaagaaaatgaagagaaaggatATTAGAACATATTGACAAAGTTAGTacgaagccaagcagagcaattcagtcagaagctgagagaatctGGACTGAATCAGTCACCTTGGAAGATTAGTCTATGGAGGCTGGAAGCTTTCAGGCCTAAGCCTTGGGATAGTGAGAATAGAGAATggaatgctctgggctcagcccaagcaaTGTTTCCACACAGCTTGGGTACACCGTTCATCTTTTCTtatcatctgaggaaataaatataatttgtatcttttatttcatcttacacaTCAAGCTAAGAGTCAGTCATAAAGGGAAGCCATAGCAGGAACTCAGATCTGGAACCTGTAGACAGGAACTAAAACAAACCCCAGAAGCATGTTGCTTGCTGGCTTCCTTCTAGAATAATATTCaggtatatttctttaaaaaaaacaaaggctcATTTGCCTAGGAATGGTATCAACTATGTGCTCTTGGTCCTcttccataaaataaaaccaagaaaattcccCACAAATCTGCCCATGAGTCAGTATGATAGAAGCAACTTCTCTACttaggttccttcttcccaggtgtctCTAGTTTGCTTAAAATTGACAAAAACTAATTAGCACAAATATTCTccagaataaatataatttagcaCAGAAACTATGTCTCAACTAATGAAAActatcaaaattatttaaatgtctaTTCCGATCACCATGGCATAGCTAGGAAGCAACAACAGGAGAATCTTTGCAGTATTCACTAACAAATGACATTTGActtattctctctttttcctctaactACCCCTTAGTGAATAAAATTACAATGAATGAGCATAGTGTGTGTTAATACATGTGCAAAATGgtctaaaacaaatttaattaacaAAAACAATCCTAGttattcaaaataacaaaaataaagaggaaatcaTAATATAACAAAACCTGAGGAGTTAATAAAAAACAGTTCTAAGAGGGATGTTGATAATACCAGATGCCACCAAGGGACTGCAAATTCTGCCTCAGCACTTAAGTGTGCATATCGCTCTCACGCAAGACCTGAGTTTTGTTCACTTTGTTCTCATTGCATAGATTGGACAATTACAGTTCTTCTAGGGTGATCAAtagctcttctggcttctgtatacatgtgcacaagtCACACAAATgcattaataaagtaaaataaatattttaaatggatgCATCAAAAACTGGAGAAACAATCACAAAGACACTGTGAATGTCAAGTATTCATGGGTGAGCCCTCTATTTTGGTCTACTGATCTCTCTTGCTTTCTGAATACTTCACAGTGTCTCAACTCCTAGAACTTCGTagtaattttaaatcaaaagtgAAAGtgctttaattttgtttgaaatgtGCCTATCTATTAGGATCTAGGTACCATTAATAGTGTTGGCTGTGTAAAAATATTGGGCATTTTGGGATCAGATAGAAATACTCAATATTAGGTAAACTCTATTGTAAATGTAAGTGAAAACACCAGCATATTAGCAATGTCACTATAAACAAGACAGTGCTATGAAAAATTACTCTGATCAATTTCAGTAATTGAGCTCCATTTTTAATGTTACTAATCAATTATTCAATGTAATATTTGaatgtcaataagacaaaattaaaaataattggtgTGACTTTTAGATTTAAGTTCACATGGCTTTAAGAACCACATTTTCTCCTTGATTTGCTCAACTTATAATTCTATAAAGTTTTACCTCTCACTTGCTTAGCctaagcagagaaaaagaaaaaaacatggatTTCACATTattcaaacacttaaaaaattttataaaactaacTAGAGGAGGCCGAATCTGAGAACCTCAGAATACATAAACCCTTTATAGTTTCTCttgagtatatattttataaaaacaaaaaatatctataggaaaTAATGGTATAGTAGGTTGccttttgtcttagggttttactgctgtgaatagacaccatgaccaagacaactctaataaggacaacatttaattggggctggcttacaggttcagaggtttagtccattgccaTCAAGGAACATGGTAGcctccagacagacatggtgcaggaggagctgagagttctacatctttacacaaaggctgctagtagaatactgaCAGCCAGGTCAAAAGTCTTATAGCCTACaaccacagtggcacacctactttAACAGGGCCACACATACTCTAACAAGGcccacctcctaacagtgccactccctaggctgagcatatacaagccatcataTTCCATTCCCTGCTCCCCATAGGATGGttaaaacatgagtctatggaggccatacctagccatagaataataaaaaaaaagtatatttagtcCAATTTCCAAAGTCCCCTTAGTCTATAGCAGGCTCAAcgatgttaaaagtccaaagttcaaagtctcctctgagattcatccaatcacttaactgaaATTCCCAAGGCAAGACAGGAAATtagctgggcaaactctaaacatgtccatgtctgatgtcatttctccagctctgccctctatgGCACTCTaggctcaggttgatccactccattgctgctgctcttcttggggatcatcccatggtactggcatttcCAATACATTGGGGTCTttcactgcaactaggcttcaccaataccTTTTTATAGGCTCTATTTATGATGCCAAgtctcaaatcctttgcatgaccccttcagtcctgggccatcaagtaCTACTAAGACTGCACTTtctccaatggccttccatgggcTCTCACAATGCCaatcctcagctgctcttcatgaccccttcctgccttcaaaaccagtaccacctgagtgactcttacacattaccaaggacagctgcagcatgagggacaaccttggctatctctgaatacagcttctttgtgctctcagaaaacacttctcagatttcacctcaatgatgctcttaatcaccactaatttcttagctccagctcacCAGCATCAATTATTCCAAtaatcccttctattctggactataaagccagagccaaatgatgaaagctgctgagttctgctgcttcctgaggCTAGTACTTGAACCCCTTGTTACactacattatcaccagctttctgttttccaacttcttcactgcctaagtttagttgtcctagaacttgctctatagattgtgaactcagagatctgcataccTGTctcttggaattaaaggtgtgtgccaccatgcctagactTAAACTTTTTTTCACCTAGatcttgctttgtcccaggctgtccAGATCTGCTTGgttttatctcctgggattaaaggtgtgtaccaccagcaTGGATATAGATTTAGCTAGGGAGGAgcttgccccaaagtcccacttCCATAAGCTGCTATCTTCTAGAACACAGGATTAGgcttcatttcacttcctggtgaaGCTTTAATACTCGAACCATATATCTTACGTTTTCCTTTCTCATCTTGCTGtacttgttcaaaatgctcttcacaAGACTTAATCAGAGGACAAAATCTAAGATGAGTGTCTCTGAGATTTTCTCAGTCAATACAACTattctgagtctcttcaccttggCCTCAGGCatactcttcagacaagggcaaaatgTAGCCaggttcttcaccaaaataccacaaaacagtctctctaggccacatattctCTACTGAAACCACTTGGGCCAGGTCCGAacaattcaaatcactcacagtaacaaagacttccacatTCTTACTAGTATAACtgattaagccccacttaaaacacCCCACTGTtctccaaatccaaagttcccaaATCCACAGTCTTCCAAACAAAGCATggccaggcctatcacagcaacaccCCGCTCCCAGTAtgaacttctgtcttagggttttactgctgtaaacaccatgaccaaggcaactcctataaggataacatttaattgagactgtcttacaggttcagaggtttcgtccactatcatcaaggcaggaacatggcagtgttcaggtaggcatggtgcaggaggagctgagagttctacatcttcatctaaggatgctagcagaatactgatgcccaggcagctaggatgtggggtcttatagcccacaaccagtgacacacctacttcaacagggtcacaccttccctaataaggccacacttcctaataatgccactccccgAGCATCACACCTTTGTTACACCTGTTTCTTTTCTCAGACATTGACAATCATTGGGCCTTAAAtggatattcattttttaaaaatttggtatGATGTGGAAGAAGAGTGTTGATCTTTATCATTAGTGAGATTAATCATAGTacaaacacaaaggcacagagaagacTCCATTAAAAATCCTAAGAACAAATAACTCAGAATCCTACATCTTCCATAGGAAAATGTATTTGCTACAGACAGAATAttccaacaaacacacacacacacacgccacacacacacactccaaatggTTTAGGCTCAAATTTCATGTCTGGTTTTGCCTGGAATGAATTGGATTTCTAACATCACATGATAAACATCACCTAATAATCTGAATACAGAAATCAAAGCCCAGGAATCACCATTCAATGGAAatatttagataaaaaaaaacttgaaatttTAGTGAGAATCTCACTTGGCAAAAGCACCAGATATAAACATCAACAAAACTCCACTTATGAGACCAACTGGAGCAGACCAGTCAGGGAGAAACCAAGGGTGTATTTTAGACTAGGGCATTACCAAGGGACATTGGTCCAAGGATACAGGGAGCCTTGTTTCACTGGGTTCACAGAAATATACCACTACAGAATGCCTAGCTGTGAACATACTTTATCTTTATACAAAAGAGATAAACCAGTAGACATACTTAATCTAATAAGAGCCACAATTCTTAATAAAAGAGTGACcacttaaaatagaaaagaattgcAGGACTCTTGACAACAGCAAAAGTTGTTTTCAGTTTATTAGATAATCCGATTGTCAGGTCCAAACATCTCTGACTGTGATAATTAGGGGAGTGGTGTCCTTGCTTGCATCACTCCACAGAGGCCTGTGAGTTTAGTTTTGGAGTATCTGTGTCAGGGCTACCCTAGATAATTTCTCTGATAATTTATCGTTGTGAGGACAGACAGAACTGCGTCTCTACctggaaagtattttctttccAGGGCTGTTATCTTTTCTCACCAATCTCTTCAAAGCTCCCTTTACATCTTTGTTTCTTAAAGTGTAAATGAGGGGGTTTAGAGTAGGAATAACCACGGTATACAGAAGGGTGATAAACTTCCCCTGACTCTGTGCATAGGAGCTGTTAGGATGGATATAGACAGCGGTGCTTGTGCCATAAAATAGTACCACTACCAGCAGGTGGGATCCACAGGTTCCAAGAGCTTTGCCCCAGGTTAGAGCCGACCTTAACCTCATCAGTGCTTGGGTAATGCACCCATATGATACCAAGATGAGTGTCAGGGGAAGGAGGAGCAGCACCAAAGAAGCCATGAATAACTGCACTTCATTGGCGTGAATGTCTACACATGCTAACTTGATCATGGCAGGAACCTCACAGATGAAGTGATAAATCCTGTGGTTCCCACAGCGAGGCAGGCGGAGGGTGATGGTGCCCTGAATCAGGGTGTTGCCCACTCCGCTCAGCCATGCTATTCCTGCAAGAGACTGGCAGAGCCGTGGGTGCATAACGGTAGCATAGTGAAGTGGTCGGCAAACAGCAGCATAGCGATCAAAAGCCATAACTGCGAGGAGGACACACTCGGTGGACCCCAGAGCCAGAGACACATAAAGCTGAATAGCGCAGCCTGTGGCAGTAATTGTCTTGGCTGGGCCGTGGAGGTTCCACAGCAGCTGAGGAACAATGCTGGTGGAAAAGCAGATGTCAACGAAAGAAAGGTTGGTAAGGAAATAGTACATGGGCGTTTGGAGCGCAGAATCCAAACAGGAAACGAGGATGATCGCTGTGTTGCCTACGAGTGTCAGGAGGTAGGAGATCAGCACCACCACAAAGAGGATCTTTTCAAGTCGTGGCTGATCAGAGAAGCCCACCAGGATGAAATCACCGCCCGAGCTCTTGTTAATTGTCATCACTCTACTCACAAAAAGGAGGGCGACAAGTGCAGAAATACATGTTTGAATAAAGAGGAACGTGATGGGATCAGAAATTCATGAACCCTAAAGGTGAAAGATGATAGATGTTCTCTGGGGGTTTGAGGGGaagcgagacagagacagaaacaagagagagactTTCAGGAGTAAATCCAAAGAATACAAAATACCATGGAGAACCGTTTAGGTACAGAGCCACACATAGAACTACAAGCAATGAAGGAATGAGAGTGTGAGAAATAGTCTTATTCAGGGAAGTGGGCACCAATTAGTTAAGCAATTTCAAATGGTCAGTCCTAAAAACACACAGGAGTAACATTATACGGACTGagcaggatacacacacacacacacacacacacacacacacacacacacacacacattaaatatatgtatacatgcaacaattaatgaaaaagggcCATGGATTAGAAAGAGAGCAAGACGAATATATTGGAGgctaaagaggaaggaaagggaatgaggaaatgatgtaattatattacaatctcaaaaagaaaaaaaattgtttcagaAAGGCTCAGAGCTATAAAACAGAACATGTAGAAAACATCCAACAATCAATGATTTTCAGTTCTTCCAAGTTGCCTCAATTGTGCTTTCTGGAAATTTATCCGTTTCTTCCTCAACAGCACTTTAAAGGGAGATTGCAAATACATATAAGGTCTTGGTAGGTATCCAATTGTGTCAGTAGGAAAAGCAACAAAGAtgcatttgggaaaaaaattaaaggacatGATACTCTACTTCTCTACCTTAAGTGTGTATTTGGAGGGTATTCTAGTTCCCTACcttaaatctatatttttataaacaccACGCTAAGAGCGAAGTGCACAACCATAATGACGTAACTGTTAGATATCATGCACGGGTTGTTTTCCTGCCAGAATTTTTCTTACAATATGGAAAAGGCAGTCTGGAGTGTTTTATCAGTCAATATAGACtactcttgtttgttttgaataattttagaacctcataaaattattttaggctTGTGCATTGTATTTTTAAGTCACAGTAACTATGACTCAATTTTTCACCTCACTAGCTCTCCCTTTATTCTTGTGTTTTATAAACTGTTTTCCATATTATTGTAACTTCATAATGTACAAGCAATAGAGAATATAAGTGCAATGGATTTCTTAGTTTATTTagattatttatgtttttgtatatTCATTATACATAGTACTGTGCTACATAATAACATTTTCATAGAAGAGTATCTTATATCTCAAGCGAAAcccttaatttcattttttatttgatttttatcaaaGACGTTTCATGATTTTCCTAGATAGGAAGCCTTATAggttatcatttttcttttgggtATAACTCTTCATTACTTGACCTATTAAGGCCATAAGAATAACATGAAAATAGGACATTCAtcgacataaaattattttgagaaaaaatcAACTTCGCTCACTATCAATTAATTCAAGGTTCTGCACAATTTTatcctcctttctgttttcagaagATATTCCACTTTTGTTACTTCTTGCCAAATCAAGTTTTAACTTCTTTTGTCACCCTGTGTCTCTTCCTAACACTAT
This window harbors:
- the LOC116887251 gene encoding olfactory receptor 2G3-like; the encoded protein is MTINKSSGGDFILVGFSDQPRLEKILFVVVLISYLLTLVGNTAIILVSCLDSALQTPMYYFLTNLSFVDICFSTSIVPQLLWNLHGPAKTITATGCAIQLYVSLALGSTECVLLAVMAFDRYAAVCRPLHYATVMHPRLCQSLAGIAWLSGVGNTLIQGTITLRLPRCGNHRIYHFICEVPAMIKLACVDIHANEVQLFMASLVLLLLPLTLILVSYGCITQALMRLRSALTWGKALGTCGSHLLVVVLFYGTSTAVYIHPNSSYAQSQGKFITLLYTVVIPTLNPLIYTLRNKDVKGALKRLVRKDNSPGKKILSR